In Drosophila pseudoobscura strain MV-25-SWS-2005 chromosome 4, UCI_Dpse_MV25, whole genome shotgun sequence, the following proteins share a genomic window:
- the LOC4817501 gene encoding uncharacterized protein, with translation MCRSHRRLKRSDEKLPPCMEWPRKRCPPPDPATCDELQRRGLKRSADECRWHYWSHRNDLAVRQLAKLLEGCPEKVAGFLFDLTLQNYNRLLHPRRCGYSACHVPYCHPYVCERYMGIFDDQGNLRDPTHPRSLFQLLKLLQNFLKGQTPGCVPMPFDSSLREEERAPVVRHRSMDPIGTRCLRWGVTELSGPSRPMQSKQKGKKSPGQLKRKEDDEKSEESKGYAEIRGSLEISPHYRVPGKDGDAVSFYSQDLSDDSRYQLMIDDKGRRRGMGSHSAQLGNLRSEQALYLKRLIAKMNERRRLERDPQKVLRAMSQLDLEDGGPAQDQKTRRNEAVAELSKFYTKTVSSDRAKSRTPPHALPLPRKYYGEPIPVLYHEPFDSAKEWTWIRRHPSQGRLLADGKVGFDMIKRYRRESVENEMERGRARWSIHSAFSLASSPRKARSSINSRLGQKKPKK, from the coding sequence ATGTGCCGCAGCCATCGCAGACTCAAGCGCAGCGATGAAAAGCTCCCACCGTGCATGGAATGGCCGCGAAAGAGATGCCCCCCGCCCGATCCGGCCACCTGCGACGAGCTCCAGCGGCGGGGATTGAAACGGTCCGCCGATGAGTGCCGGTGGCACTACTGGAGCCATCGCAACGATCTGGCTGTGCGGCAGCTGGCGAAGCTGCTTGAAGGATGCCCCGAGAAAGTTGCCGGCTTCCTATTCGATCTGACACTTCAAAACTACAATCGGCTGCTCCATCCCAGGCGATGTGGCTACAGTGCCTGCCACGTGCCGTACTGTCATCCGTACGTCTGTGAACGATACATGGGCATCTTCGATGACCAGGGGAATCTGAGGGATCCCACCCATCCTAGGAGTTTGTTCCAGCTCCTGAAACTGTTGCAGAACTTCCTCAAGGGCCAAACTCCAGGATGTGTTCCAATGCCCTTCGATTCCAGCCTCAGAGAAGAAGAACGAGCACCCGTTGTGCGCCACCGATCCATGGATCCGATCGGAACAAGATGTCTCAGATGGGGAGTCACAGAATTAAGTGGACCCTCCAGGCCtatgcaaagcaaacaaaagggAAAGAAATCCCCAGGACAGCTTAAACGAAAAGAAGACGACGAAAAATCGGAAGAATCCAAGGGATACGCGGAAATACGCGGATCCCTGGAGATATCCCCGCATTACAGAGTGCCCGGCAAGGACGGGGATGCTGTGTCGTTTTATTCGCAGGATCTGAGCGACGACTCGAGGTACCAGCTGATGATAGACGACAAGGGCAGACGTCGCGGCATGGGCAGTCACTCCGCTCAGCTCGGCAATCTGCGCTCCGAGCAGGCCCTGTACCTGAAACGCCTCATAGCGAAAATGAACGAGAGGCGACGGCTGGAAAGGGATCCCCAGAAGGTCCTGCGGGCAATGAGCCAGCTCGATCTGGAGGACGGCGGGCCGGCACAAGACCAGAAGACCCGCCGCAACGAGGCGGTCGCTGAACTCTCGAAATTCTACACGAAAACCGTGAGCAGCGATCGGGCAAAGAGCAGGACGCCCCCCCATGCGTTGCCACTCCCCAGGAAGTACTACGGAGAACCGATACCCGTTCTGTACCACGAACCATTCGATTCGGCCAAGGAGTGGACGTGGATACGCCGCCATCCCAGCCAGGGCCGGCTCCTGGCCGACGGCAAGGTAGGATTCGACATGATCAAACGTTACAGGCGCGAGTCCGTGGAGAATGAGATGGAAAGAGGCCGTGCCCGATGGTCGATACACAGTGCCTTTAGTCTGGCGAGTTCTCCCAGAAAGGCACGAAGTTCTATCAATTCCAGGCTGGGACAGAAGAAGCCCAAGAAATAG
- the LOC4817502 gene encoding uncharacterized protein, with translation MSRSCCRAAAQRGDPTTCIPWCPRLEPMKACTCSSPQHQWWNRNCVIVRLLANAVDQSAGNVCTFLYQLTLNLFSRILGPLVMGWNTLKVPFAMSDTFDLYYGIFDENGDLRRPMAMKTFVLLLIMMKRFLCLPCRMMRPRDKTGHSPIMFCTKTMGVFTNPNVGPNPFGSPYKVPASDDIRAGLRRLGMPRSSSECSLDSDDMPYGYAPALCCCNVSGPSGPLPMSQRPAPGAGLPESEIQQACEKHYQESRDHTPPVCKKLSPGQVVKLQMKALSDFYEVVGQGKYKPRLLPAGPQGSPKPAISPCEKSNQGRAEGGHMPVVVSRSLMPPDSTKQEMIRAVGGYNEQHLLSVEEDPPNSNNGHGIASTDSKQDLEARRYPYVPSEDTSCDDWLEVISQRIRFRHRQLPYLEYRKDTDYRRNPYMESDMESSSDDWVEAPVRHTRDPIREAIDKAPFVKLRSFLRRWESGSSSEHSTKIICQRQPSAEKRRRQPSTGPPAQGLKKGEPKKRVRFIDSIKESFLTKFVQRKDQSKQKDARRKPLKPVDPTSAKKVPRQGLPAKEKDEGQKRKQRVLKKTESQLERIWTVEDEIREKLHKRFAFKIQF, from the coding sequence ATGTCTCGATCGTGCTGTCGGGCCGCTGCCCAGCGCGGCGATCCCACGACCTGCATTCCCTGGTGTCCGCGACTGGAGCCGATGAAGGCCTGCACCTGCTCGTCGCCGCAGCACCAGTGGTGGAACCGGAACTGTGTCATCGTCCGGCTGCTGGCCAACGCCGTCGACCAGTCCGCCGGGAATGTCTGCACGTTCCTCTACCAGCTCACCCTGAACCTGTTCAGCCGGATCCTGGGCCCACTGGTCATGGGCTGGAACACGCTGAAGGTGCCCTTCGCCATGTCCGACACCTTTGACCTGTACTACGGCATCTTCGATGAGAATGGCGACCTGCGGCGACCCATGGCGATGAAGACCTtcgtgctgctgctcatcATGATGAAGCGCTTCCTGTGCCTCCCTTGTCGCATGATGCGGCCCAGGGACAAAACCGGACACAGTCCCATAATGTTCTGCACGAAGACGATGGGGGTGTTCACCAATCCGAATGTGGGACCCAACCCCTTCGGCTCGCCTTATAAGGTCCCGGCGTCTGATGATATACGGGCTGGTCTAAGGAGACTGGGAATGCCCAGGTCTTCTTCTGAGTGTTCGTTGGACTCGGATGACATGCCCTACGGATACGCACCTGCCTTGTGCTGTTGCAATGTCTCCGGCCCCTCGGGACCCTTGCCCATGAGTCAAAGACCCGCTCCGGGCGCTGGACTACCGGAGAGTGAGATTCAACAGGCCTGCGAAAAGCATTACCAGGAATCCAGAGATCACACTCCTCCAGTTTGTAAAAAGCTTAGTCCCGGGCAAGTCGTGAAACTACAGATGAAGGCCCTTTCCGATTTCTACGAAGTCGTGGGCCAGGGCAAATACAAACCCCGGCTGCTGCCCGCTGGTCCTCAAGGCAGTCCCAAGCCGGCGATAAGTCCGTGCGAGAAGAGCAACCAAGGACGAGCTGAAGGCGGGCACATGCCGGTGGTGGTATCCCGGAGCTTGATGCCTCCAGACAGCACAAAGCAGGAGATGATTCGAGCCGTGGGTGGATACAACGAGCAACACCTGTTGTCCGTTGAAGAGGACCCTCCGAATAGCAATAATGGACACGGCATTGCCTCAACGGATAGCAAGCAGGACCTTGAGGCCCGGAGATACCCGTACGTGCCATCCGAGGACACGTCCTGCGATGACTGGTTAGAGGTGATTAGCCAAAGGATCAGGTTCCGCCACAGGCAGTTGCCGTATCTTGAATACAGAAAGGACACTGACTATAGAAGAAACCCCTACATGGAGTCCGATATGGAGTCCTCGAGCGATGACTGGGTGGAGGCGCCTGTCAGGCACACCAGGGACCCCATAAGAGAAGCGATTGATAAGGCACCGTTCGTTAAGCTAAGATCTTTTCTACGGAGATGGGAGAGCGGTTCCAGCAGCGAACACTCGACTAAAATAATCTGTCAAAGACAACCTTCCGCGGAGAAACGTCGGCGCCAACCATCGACTGGGCCGCCAGCCCAGGGCCTCAAGAAAGGTGAACCAAAAAAGCGTGTCCGGTTCATCGATTCCATCAAAGAAAGTTTCCTAACGAAATTCGTACAAAGAAAGGACCAATCGAAGCAGAAAGATGCCCGAAGAAAACCACTCAAGCCTGTGGATCCTACAAGTGCAAAGAAGGTACCAAGGCAAGGACTCCCAGCCAAGGAAAAAGATGAGGGCCAAAAGAGAAAGCAGAGGGTCCTGAAGAAAACCGAAAGCCAGCTGGAACGGATCTGGACGGTGGAAGATGAGATCAGGGAAAAACTACACAAACGCTTCGCTTTTAAGATACAATTTTAA